From the Gammaproteobacteria bacterium genome, the window CATGATTACCCCATGCCGCACGCAGTTTGCCCTGAAGAAATCGCCGATCTTCGCCAATGGTGGCACCAACAACTTGATGTGTTGACTGATTAGGCAAAGAGTCCGGCGTTCAAGCGTTGCTCAAGTTGATGTTTCAATTGAAGCAGCGCCGCACTGTTGATCGAGCGATCGCCGACGAGGCGGCAGTAACGAACCAGCGGCGGTGCGCGATGATCTGGTGCGGAATCAAGCTCGTGAAGGGCTGACCATTTGAAAGGACGGCTATCGGTGAAGTTGAATTGCTGTTCACCACACTGGAGGGTCGAGAGCTTTGCCGCGCCATTGTCGACG encodes:
- a CDS encoding carboxylesterase, coding for HDYPMPHAVCPEEIADLRQWWHQQLDVLTD